Proteins found in one Campylobacter lari genomic segment:
- a CDS encoding efflux RND transporter permease subunit, with the protein MFSKFFIERPVFASVVAIIISLAGIIGLYSLPVEQYPSLTPPVVKVSANYSGADAQTVAQTVAIPLEDAINGVENMIYMDSTSSSSGDMSLSVYFNIGTDPDQATVDVNNRISAAMAKLPEDVKKTGVSVRKTGSSILEVATLYSPDGSMDSLEVYNYAALNILDDLARVPGVGNAVAIGSRNYSMRIWLNPDLLNKYQVTATDVIAAVSEQNAQYATGKIGQEPVVERSPYVYSVTMQGRLKNTKEFEEIIIRANSDGSFLRLKDVAEVSLGSREYTFKGRLNGNDATPILIFLQTGANAVSTAELVQKKFEELAKNFPEGLTYKVPYDTTIFIKASIKEVVKTFFEALILVVIVMYLFLKNFRSTIIPMIAVPVSILGTFAGLYVLGFSINLLTLFALVLAIGIVVDDAIIVVENIDRIMHEDPNISIKEAAIKAMDEVAAPVVSIVLVLCAVFIPVSFISGFVGEIQKQFAITLAISVTISGFVALTLTPSLCAIFLRRNEGEPFYLVKKFNHIFDWSTEVFGAGVAYILKRTVRFVIIFFILIGGLYGLFKLVPNSLVPPEDQGNFLTIVNLPAASSLNRTTQSMDAMAEELRKNENITNVVGLIGYDLFTGSLKENAGAMFVNLKDWSNRDTSSFDLTGMYNKQYFLNPNFQTFFVNPPPIQGLSLTGGFEMYAQNRGGKSYDEIQADVNKLVEAANKRPELNNVRTTLDTNFPQLKLEIDRDKVKLYGLNLADVFSTLNATIGTYYVNDFSMLGKNYRVNISAIGDFRNTQNALKNIFVRAKDGSMIALDSVLTLHRSVGPDDVKRFNMFPSALVQGDPAPGYTSGQAIDAIAQVAKETLGEDYSIAWAGSAYQEVTSSGAGQIAFMLGLLFVFLILAAQYERWLMPLAVITAVPFAVFGSLLLVWLRGLENDIYFQTGLLLLIGLSAKNAILIVEFAMEEHLKKGKSIFEASISAAKLRFRPIVMTSLAFICGILPLYFAYGAGSASRHAIGTGVIGGMIAASTIAIFFVPLFFYLLESFNQWLDKKRGKKHV; encoded by the coding sequence CTGTATTTGCTTCCGTTGTAGCTATTATCATTTCTTTAGCAGGGATTATAGGTCTTTATTCTTTGCCCGTAGAGCAATACCCTTCTCTAACTCCACCTGTTGTAAAAGTAAGTGCAAATTACTCAGGTGCTGATGCTCAAACAGTAGCTCAAACAGTAGCTATCCCTCTTGAAGATGCAATCAATGGGGTTGAAAATATGATTTATATGGATTCAACCTCAAGTTCTTCAGGCGATATGAGTTTAAGCGTGTATTTTAACATAGGTACAGATCCTGACCAAGCAACGGTTGATGTTAATAATAGAATTTCAGCTGCCATGGCAAAACTACCTGAAGATGTTAAAAAAACCGGTGTTAGTGTAAGAAAAACTGGCTCAAGCATCTTAGAAGTTGCTACTTTATACTCACCTGATGGCTCTATGGATTCGCTTGAAGTGTATAATTATGCTGCATTAAATATCTTAGATGATCTTGCTAGAGTTCCTGGTGTAGGTAATGCTGTAGCTATTGGTTCAAGAAATTATTCTATGAGAATTTGGCTAAATCCTGACTTATTAAATAAATATCAAGTTACTGCTACTGATGTGATTGCTGCAGTTAGTGAGCAAAATGCTCAATATGCCACCGGCAAGATAGGCCAAGAACCTGTAGTAGAAAGATCTCCTTATGTGTATTCAGTCACTATGCAAGGGCGGTTAAAAAACACCAAAGAATTTGAAGAAATTATCATAAGAGCAAATAGCGATGGTTCTTTTTTAAGACTTAAAGATGTAGCTGAAGTTTCTTTGGGCTCAAGAGAATATACTTTTAAAGGTAGATTAAATGGAAATGATGCCACTCCTATTTTGATTTTCTTACAAACTGGAGCAAATGCAGTAAGTACAGCTGAATTAGTACAGAAAAAATTTGAAGAACTAGCAAAAAACTTTCCTGAAGGTTTAACTTATAAAGTACCTTATGATACAACTATATTTATTAAAGCTTCTATTAAGGAAGTGGTAAAAACTTTTTTTGAAGCACTTATTTTGGTTGTAATTGTAATGTATTTATTCTTAAAAAATTTCCGTTCAACCATCATACCTATGATTGCTGTGCCTGTTTCTATTTTAGGAACTTTTGCAGGATTATATGTCTTAGGTTTTAGTATTAACTTACTTACACTTTTTGCTTTGGTACTCGCCATTGGTATTGTTGTTGATGATGCGATTATTGTGGTTGAAAATATCGATAGAATTATGCATGAAGATCCTAATATAAGCATAAAAGAAGCAGCTATTAAAGCAATGGATGAAGTTGCCGCACCTGTTGTATCTATCGTTCTTGTACTTTGCGCAGTATTTATACCTGTTTCATTTATATCCGGTTTTGTGGGCGAAATTCAAAAACAATTTGCTATAACCCTAGCAATTTCCGTTACAATTTCAGGTTTTGTAGCTTTAACACTAACTCCATCTTTATGTGCAATTTTTTTAAGAAGAAATGAAGGAGAGCCATTTTATTTAGTTAAAAAATTTAATCATATTTTTGATTGGTCTACTGAAGTTTTTGGTGCTGGGGTGGCCTATATACTCAAAAGAACTGTGCGTTTTGTTATAATATTTTTTATTCTAATAGGCGGTTTATATGGACTTTTCAAACTTGTACCTAATTCACTTGTTCCGCCTGAAGATCAAGGAAACTTTTTAACTATTGTTAATCTACCTGCAGCATCTTCTCTTAATAGAACCACCCAATCAATGGATGCTATGGCGGAAGAATTACGTAAAAATGAAAATATAACAAATGTTGTAGGTCTTATAGGTTATGATCTTTTTACAGGATCTTTAAAAGAAAATGCTGGAGCAATGTTTGTAAATCTAAAAGATTGGAGCAATAGAGATACTAGTAGTTTTGATTTAACAGGAATGTATAATAAACAATATTTCTTAAATCCAAATTTCCAAACTTTCTTTGTTAATCCACCACCAATCCAAGGTTTAAGTTTAACCGGTGGTTTTGAAATGTATGCACAAAATCGTGGTGGTAAAAGCTATGATGAAATTCAAGCAGATGTAAATAAATTAGTTGAAGCAGCAAACAAGCGTCCTGAACTTAACAATGTAAGAACGACACTTGATACTAATTTTCCACAATTAAAATTAGAAATTGATCGTGACAAAGTAAAACTTTATGGTTTAAATTTAGCAGATGTATTTAGCACGCTAAATGCTACTATAGGAACTTATTATGTGAATGATTTTTCTATGCTTGGAAAAAATTATCGTGTAAATATTAGCGCTATAGGAGATTTTAGAAATACACAAAATGCATTAAAGAATATTTTCGTAAGAGCAAAAGATGGTTCTATGATAGCCCTAGATAGCGTTTTAACCCTTCACAGAAGTGTTGGACCTGATGATGTAAAACGCTTTAATATGTTCCCATCAGCTCTAGTACAAGGTGATCCTGCTCCAGGCTATACCTCAGGACAAGCCATTGATGCTATTGCACAAGTTGCTAAAGAAACTTTAGGAGAGGATTATTCTATTGCTTGGGCAGGTTCAGCTTATCAAGAAGTTACAAGTAGTGGCGCAGGACAAATAGCATTTATGCTAGGACTTTTATTTGTATTTTTGATTCTAGCGGCTCAGTATGAAAGATGGCTCATGCCTTTAGCAGTAATCACTGCTGTACCTTTTGCGGTATTTGGTTCTTTACTTCTTGTATGGCTTAGAGGCTTAGAAAATGATATATATTTTCAAACAGGACTTTTACTTTTAATAGGTCTTTCAGCTAAAAACGCTATTTTGATTGTTGAGTTTGCTATGGAAGAACATCTTAAAAAAGGAAAAAGTATTTTTGAAGCTTCTATTAGTGCAGCAAAACTAAGATTTAGACCTATTGTAATGACTTCATTAGCATTTATTTGTGGTATTTTACCTTTATATTTTGCTTATGGAGCAGGAAGTGCAAGTCGTCATGCAATAGGTACAGGTGTCATAGGGGGCATGATAGCAGCTTCCACTATAGCTATTTTCTTTGTACCTTTATTTTTCTATTTACTAGAAAGTTTTAATCAATGGCTTGATAAAAAAAGAGGTAAGAAACATGTATAA
- a CDS encoding multidrug efflux system CmeABC, outer membrane lipoprotein CmeC, translated as MYKLIIFASCFLITACSLKPNLEIKDVNYTKSLDQNISINKQWWKAFDDNYLNTLVDQALKNNNDLQIVYMNLQKAYETLGIARSDLLPKLDASASGARGKTSINAPSNKSNEFAYGNDFNMGLNLSYEIDLWGKYRDTYGASKAKLQASEFDYESARISLISNVVKTYFNLASLSEQVKILEETTQSYQKTYELKLEHFKLGVISEYELNKFKAELENSRVLLTNAKIQKEANTKALKILTSNDIDDILYNSIEYKKIGQYELSIPEGIGSEILLQRPDVQASLKILEEKNYLVGVARTAFLPNLSLTGLLGFQSNDLDLLVKHGSNTWNIAGNFAMPIFHWGEIMNNVNIAKLTKDEAFLQYENTLKTAFGEIRLALFNRQSYYENEQNYKNLFLAQSKIYEISTLRYENGVINLADFLQDQRNYLNAKLSYTNSSYELANSIVDVMKAFGGGFNAKEESKENIKAMEENLKENFYNN; from the coding sequence ATGTATAAGTTAATAATTTTTGCAAGTTGTTTTTTAATAACAGCTTGTAGTTTAAAACCAAATTTAGAAATCAAAGATGTAAATTACACCAAAAGTTTAGATCAAAACATTAGCATTAATAAACAATGGTGGAAAGCTTTTGATGATAATTATTTAAATACCTTAGTCGATCAAGCTTTAAAAAACAATAATGACTTGCAAATTGTATATATGAATTTACAAAAAGCTTATGAAACTTTAGGTATAGCAAGAAGCGATTTGCTTCCTAAGCTTGATGCAAGTGCTAGTGGAGCAAGAGGAAAAACTAGCATTAATGCTCCAAGCAATAAAAGCAATGAGTTTGCTTATGGTAACGATTTTAATATGGGTTTAAATTTAAGCTATGAAATAGATTTATGGGGTAAATACAGAGATACTTATGGTGCCTCAAAAGCAAAATTGCAAGCTAGTGAGTTTGACTACGAAAGCGCAAGAATAAGTTTAATTTCTAATGTAGTAAAAACTTATTTTAATCTAGCAAGCTTAAGCGAGCAAGTAAAAATTTTAGAAGAAACAACCCAAAGTTATCAAAAAACTTATGAGTTAAAGTTAGAGCATTTTAAACTTGGAGTAATTAGTGAGTATGAGCTTAACAAATTTAAAGCTGAGCTTGAAAATTCAAGAGTTTTACTCACAAATGCTAAAATTCAAAAAGAAGCTAATACCAAAGCTTTAAAAATCTTAACTTCAAATGATATTGATGATATACTTTATAATAGCATAGAGTATAAAAAAATAGGACAATACGAACTTAGCATACCTGAGGGCATTGGCAGTGAAATTTTACTTCAAAGACCTGATGTGCAAGCTAGTTTAAAAATTTTAGAAGAAAAAAATTATCTTGTTGGAGTAGCTAGAACTGCATTTTTACCAAACCTTTCTTTAACAGGACTTTTGGGTTTTCAAAGTAATGATTTAGATCTTTTAGTCAAACATGGAAGCAATACTTGGAATATAGCTGGAAATTTTGCAATGCCGATTTTTCATTGGGGTGAGATTATGAATAATGTTAATATTGCAAAACTTACCAAAGATGAAGCGTTTTTGCAATATGAAAATACCTTAAAAACGGCTTTTGGGGAAATAAGACTTGCTTTATTTAACCGCCAAAGCTATTATGAAAATGAGCAAAATTATAAAAATTTATTTCTAGCTCAAAGTAAAATTTATGAAATTTCTACCTTAAGATATGAAAATGGTGTGATTAATTTAGCTGATTTTTTACAAGATCAAAGAAATTACTTAAATGCTAAACTTTCTTATACTAACTCAT